One window of Burkholderia thailandensis E264 genomic DNA carries:
- the kdpA gene encoding potassium-transporting ATPase subunit KdpA — translation MNANNLLQAAILIAVLIAAAVPVSRYLTRVMDGSSAVVRVFGPLERVLYRLAGIDPRAEMSWRQYAFATIAFNALGVLFLYALLRVQGGLPGNPQGFGPMTADGAFNTAVSFVTNTNWQDYTPEQTVSYLAQMLGLTVQNFLSAATGIVVVIALIRGFARHTAQTIGNFWVDVTRVTLYVLVPMAAIVAALLMSQGVIQNMKAYQDVPALQTTTYAAPKLDAHGNPVKDAQGNPVTVQTPVKAQTLAMGPVASQEAIKMLGTNGGGFFNGNSSHPYENPTPFSNVLEIFSILIIPAALCLVFGSMIGDRRQGIAVLAAMTVALAVAIGVEVSAEQGGTPVLASMNVDQTASPLQAGGNMEGKETRFGIAQTGIFVVATTAASCGAVNAMHDSLTPVGGLVPMLLMQLGEVIFGGVGSGLYGMLVFALLAVFVAGLMIGRTPEYVGKKIESYEMKMVSIVVLLTPFLVLVGTSIAVLAAAGRAGIANPGPHGFSEILYAFSSAANNNGSAFAGLSVNTPFYNWMTAIAMWFGRFGTIVPVLAIAGSLAAKKRIAATSGTLPTHGPLFVVLLLGTVLLVGALTYVPALALGPGVEHLMLFVGAH, via the coding sequence ATGAACGCGAACAACCTGTTGCAGGCGGCGATCCTCATCGCCGTGCTGATCGCGGCGGCGGTGCCGGTCTCGCGCTATCTGACGCGCGTGATGGACGGCTCGTCGGCCGTCGTGCGCGTGTTCGGCCCGCTCGAGCGCGTGCTGTACCGGCTCGCGGGCATCGATCCGCGCGCCGAGATGAGCTGGAGGCAGTACGCGTTCGCGACGATCGCGTTCAACGCGCTCGGCGTGCTGTTCCTGTACGCGCTGCTGCGCGTGCAGGGGGGGCTGCCCGGCAATCCGCAAGGCTTCGGCCCGATGACGGCCGACGGCGCGTTCAACACCGCCGTGTCGTTCGTGACGAACACGAACTGGCAGGACTACACGCCCGAGCAGACCGTCAGCTATCTCGCGCAGATGCTCGGCCTCACCGTGCAGAACTTCCTGTCGGCGGCGACGGGCATCGTCGTCGTGATCGCGCTGATTCGCGGCTTCGCGCGCCACACCGCGCAGACGATCGGCAACTTCTGGGTCGACGTGACGCGCGTGACGCTCTACGTGCTCGTGCCGATGGCGGCGATCGTTGCCGCGCTGCTGATGAGCCAGGGCGTGATCCAGAACATGAAGGCATACCAGGACGTGCCCGCGCTGCAGACGACGACCTACGCGGCGCCCAAGCTCGACGCGCACGGCAACCCGGTGAAGGACGCGCAGGGCAACCCGGTGACGGTGCAAACGCCCGTGAAGGCGCAGACGCTCGCGATGGGCCCGGTCGCTTCGCAGGAAGCGATCAAGATGCTCGGCACGAACGGCGGCGGCTTCTTCAACGGCAACTCCTCGCATCCGTACGAGAACCCGACGCCGTTCTCGAACGTCCTCGAGATCTTCTCGATCCTGATCATTCCGGCCGCGCTCTGCCTCGTGTTCGGCAGCATGATCGGCGATCGCCGGCAGGGCATCGCGGTGCTCGCCGCGATGACGGTCGCGCTTGCGGTGGCGATCGGCGTCGAGGTGAGCGCCGAGCAGGGCGGCACGCCGGTGCTCGCATCGATGAACGTCGACCAGACGGCGAGCCCGCTGCAGGCGGGCGGCAACATGGAAGGCAAGGAAACGCGCTTCGGCATCGCGCAGACGGGCATCTTCGTCGTCGCGACGACGGCCGCGTCGTGCGGCGCCGTGAACGCGATGCACGATTCGCTCACGCCCGTCGGCGGCCTCGTGCCGATGCTGCTGATGCAACTGGGCGAGGTGATCTTCGGCGGCGTCGGCTCCGGCCTCTACGGGATGCTCGTGTTCGCGCTGCTCGCGGTGTTCGTCGCGGGCCTGATGATCGGCCGCACGCCCGAGTATGTCGGCAAGAAGATCGAGTCGTACGAGATGAAGATGGTGTCGATCGTCGTGCTGCTCACGCCGTTCCTCGTGCTCGTCGGCACGTCGATCGCCGTGCTCGCCGCGGCGGGGCGCGCGGGCATCGCGAACCCCGGCCCGCACGGCTTCTCGGAGATCCTGTATGCGTTCAGCTCGGCCGCGAACAACAACGGCAGCGCGTTCGCGGGGCTTTCGGTGAACACGCCGTTCTACAACTGGATGACGGCGATCGCGATGTGGTTCGGCCGCTTCGGCACGATCGTGCCGGTGCTCGCGATCGCGGGCTCGCTCGCCGCGAAGAAGCGCATCGCCGCGACGAGCGGCACGCTGCCGACGCACGGGCCGCTTTTCGTCGTGCTGCTGCTCGGCACGGTGCTGCTCGTGGGCGCGCTCACGTACGTGCCGGCGCTCGCGCTCGGCCCGGGTGTCGAACACCTGATGCTGTTCGTCGGCGCGCATTGA
- a CDS encoding methylglyoxal synthase, which produces MSTPRIALIAHDAKKDEIVALAGAYRAALAQCRLVATGTTGGRIAQAHGLDVERKLSGPLGGDLQIGAELADGRVDIVIFLRDPMTAQPHDPDITALVRACDVHDVPVATNVATARVLLDDLARRLPVKA; this is translated from the coding sequence ATGAGCACACCCCGCATTGCGCTGATCGCGCACGATGCGAAGAAGGACGAAATCGTCGCGCTCGCGGGCGCGTACCGCGCGGCGCTCGCGCAATGCCGGCTCGTCGCGACGGGCACGACGGGCGGGCGGATCGCGCAGGCGCACGGGCTCGATGTCGAGCGCAAGCTGTCGGGGCCGCTCGGCGGCGACTTGCAGATCGGCGCGGAGCTTGCCGACGGGCGCGTCGACATCGTGATCTTCCTGCGCGATCCGATGACCGCGCAGCCGCACGACCCCGACATCACCGCGCTCGTGCGCGCCTGCGACGTGCACGACGTGCCGGTCGCGACGAACGTCGCGACGGCGCGCGTGCTGCTCGACGATCTGGCGCGCCGGCTGCCGGTGAAAGCGTGA
- the purD gene encoding phosphoribosylamine--glycine ligase has protein sequence MKLLVVGSGGREHALAWKLAQSPRVQLVYVAPGNGGTAQDERLKNVDLSSLDDLADFAESEGVAFTLVGPEAPLAAGIVNHFRARGLKIFGPTKEAAQLESSKDFAKAFMKRHGIPTADYETFTDAAAAHAYIDSKGAPIVVKADGLAAGKGVVVAMTLEEAHAAVDMMLSGNKLGDAGARVVIEAFLDGEEASFIVMVDGKHALALASSQDHKRLLDEDRGPNTGGMGAYSPAPIVTPQMHARVMREIIMPTVRGMEKDGIRFTGFLYAGLMIDRDGNPRTLEFNCRMGDPETQPIMARLKSDFSKVVEQAIAGTLDAVELEWDRRTALGVVLAAHGYPDAPRKGDRINGIPAETAHSVTFHAGTTFDGDKLVTSGGRVLCVVGLADSVRGAQQAAYETINQINFEGMQYRRDIGYRALNRKTV, from the coding sequence ATGAAACTACTCGTCGTCGGCTCCGGCGGCCGCGAACATGCGCTCGCCTGGAAGCTCGCCCAGTCGCCGCGCGTCCAGCTCGTCTACGTTGCGCCCGGCAACGGCGGCACCGCGCAGGACGAGCGCCTGAAGAACGTCGATCTGAGCTCGCTCGACGATCTGGCCGATTTCGCCGAATCCGAGGGCGTCGCGTTCACGCTCGTCGGCCCGGAAGCGCCGCTCGCGGCGGGCATCGTCAACCATTTCCGCGCGCGCGGCCTGAAGATCTTCGGCCCGACGAAGGAAGCGGCGCAGCTCGAAAGCTCGAAGGATTTCGCCAAGGCGTTCATGAAGCGCCACGGCATTCCGACCGCCGACTACGAGACGTTCACCGACGCGGCCGCCGCGCACGCGTACATCGATTCGAAGGGCGCGCCGATCGTCGTGAAGGCCGATGGCCTCGCGGCGGGCAAGGGCGTCGTCGTCGCGATGACGCTGGAGGAAGCGCACGCCGCCGTCGACATGATGCTCTCCGGCAACAAGCTCGGCGACGCGGGCGCGCGCGTCGTGATCGAGGCGTTCCTCGACGGCGAGGAAGCGAGCTTCATCGTGATGGTCGACGGCAAGCACGCGCTCGCGCTCGCGTCGAGCCAGGATCACAAGCGCCTGCTCGACGAGGACCGCGGCCCGAACACGGGCGGCATGGGCGCGTACTCGCCCGCCCCGATCGTCACGCCGCAGATGCATGCGCGCGTGATGCGCGAGATCATCATGCCGACCGTGCGCGGGATGGAGAAGGACGGCATCCGCTTCACGGGCTTCCTGTACGCGGGCCTGATGATCGACCGCGACGGCAATCCGCGCACGCTCGAATTCAACTGCCGGATGGGCGACCCCGAAACGCAGCCAATCATGGCGCGCCTGAAGAGCGATTTCTCGAAGGTCGTCGAGCAGGCGATCGCGGGCACGCTCGATGCGGTCGAGCTCGAATGGGACCGCCGCACGGCGCTCGGCGTCGTGCTCGCCGCGCACGGCTACCCCGATGCGCCGCGCAAGGGCGACCGGATCAACGGCATCCCGGCCGAAACGGCGCATTCGGTGACGTTCCACGCGGGCACGACGTTCGACGGCGACAAGCTCGTCACGTCGGGCGGGCGCGTGCTGTGCGTCGTCGGCCTCGCGGATTCGGTGCGCGGCGCGCAGCAGGCCGCGTACGAAACGATCAACCAGATCAACTTCGAGGGCATGCAGTATCGCCGCGACATCGGCTACCGCGCGCTCAATCGCAAGACGGTCTGA
- a CDS encoding SDR family oxidoreductase, whose translation MDLGIAGRTALVCAASKGLGRGCAQALAAEGARLVIVARTRETLEAAVADIRARTGADVTAVACDITTPEGRAAALAACPQPDILVTNAGGPPPGDFRDFSHDDWIRALEANMLTPIELIRASIDGMIARRFGRIVNITSSAVKAPIDVLALSNGARSGLTGFVAGLARKVAEHNVTINNLLPGLFDTDRIATTLAAAAKAQGATVDELRARRTREIPAKRLGTPDEFGAACAFLCSVHAGYITGQNWLLDGGAYPGTF comes from the coding sequence ATGGATCTGGGAATCGCAGGACGGACCGCGCTCGTGTGCGCGGCCAGCAAGGGCCTCGGGCGCGGCTGCGCGCAGGCGCTCGCCGCCGAGGGCGCGCGGCTCGTGATCGTCGCGCGCACGCGCGAGACGCTCGAGGCCGCCGTGGCCGACATTCGCGCGAGGACGGGCGCCGACGTAACGGCCGTCGCATGCGACATCACGACGCCCGAAGGGCGCGCCGCCGCGCTCGCCGCGTGCCCGCAGCCGGACATTCTGGTGACGAACGCGGGCGGCCCGCCGCCCGGCGACTTCCGCGATTTCTCGCACGACGACTGGATTCGCGCGCTCGAGGCGAACATGCTGACGCCGATCGAGCTGATTCGCGCGAGCATCGACGGGATGATCGCGCGCCGCTTCGGGCGCATCGTCAACATCACGAGCTCGGCCGTGAAGGCGCCGATCGACGTGCTCGCGCTGTCGAACGGCGCGCGCTCGGGGCTCACCGGCTTCGTCGCCGGACTCGCGCGCAAGGTCGCCGAGCACAACGTGACGATCAACAACCTGCTGCCGGGCCTCTTCGACACCGACCGGATCGCGACGACGCTCGCCGCCGCGGCGAAGGCGCAGGGCGCGACCGTCGACGAACTGCGCGCGCGGCGCACGAGGGAAATCCCGGCGAAGCGCCTCGGCACGCCCGACGAGTTCGGCGCGGCGTGCGCGTTCCTGTGCAGCGTCCACGCGGGCTACATCACCGGCCAGAACTGGCTGCTCGACGGCGGCGCGTATCCCGGCACGTTTTGA
- a CDS encoding YebC/PmpR family DNA-binding transcriptional regulator, with amino-acid sequence MAGHSKWANIKHKKAAADAKRGKIWTRLIKEIQVAARLGGGDANSNPRLRLAVDKAADANMPKDNVKRAIDRGVGGADGANYEEIRYEGYGIGGAAIIVDTLTDNRTRTVAEVRHAFSKFGGNMGTDGSVAFMFDHVGQFLFAPGTSEDALMEAALEAGANDVNTNDDGSIEVLCDWQEFSKVKDALEAGGFKAELAEVTMKPQNEIEFTGEDAVKMQKLLDALENLDDVQDVYTNAVVIEE; translated from the coding sequence ATGGCTGGTCACTCGAAATGGGCCAACATCAAGCATAAGAAAGCGGCGGCCGATGCGAAGCGCGGCAAGATCTGGACGCGCCTCATCAAGGAAATCCAGGTGGCCGCGCGCCTCGGCGGCGGCGACGCGAACTCGAACCCGCGCCTGCGCCTCGCGGTCGACAAGGCAGCCGACGCGAACATGCCGAAGGACAACGTGAAGCGCGCGATCGACCGCGGCGTCGGCGGCGCGGACGGCGCGAACTACGAGGAGATCCGCTACGAAGGCTACGGCATCGGCGGCGCGGCGATCATCGTCGACACGCTGACCGACAACCGCACCCGCACGGTCGCCGAAGTGCGCCACGCGTTCTCGAAGTTCGGCGGCAACATGGGCACCGACGGTTCGGTCGCGTTCATGTTCGATCACGTCGGCCAGTTCCTGTTCGCGCCGGGCACGTCGGAAGACGCGCTGATGGAAGCGGCGCTCGAGGCGGGCGCGAACGACGTCAACACGAACGACGACGGCTCGATCGAAGTGCTGTGCGACTGGCAGGAATTCTCGAAGGTGAAGGACGCGCTCGAAGCCGGCGGCTTCAAGGCGGAGCTCGCAGAAGTGACGATGAAGCCGCAGAACGAGATCGAGTTCACCGGCGAGGACGCGGTGAAGATGCAAAAGCTCCTGGACGCGCTCGAGAATCTCGACGACGTGCAGGACGTCTACACGAACGCCGTCGTCATCGAGGAATGA
- the kdpF gene encoding K(+)-transporting ATPase subunit F yields the protein MSWMLWLAGASTFLLFAYLVYALLRAEDIE from the coding sequence ATGAGTTGGATGCTGTGGTTGGCGGGGGCGTCGACGTTCCTGCTGTTCGCGTATCTCGTCTATGCGCTGCTGCGCGCGGAGGACATCGAATGA
- a CDS encoding quinone oxidoreductase family protein yields the protein MPKAIRYDRPGGPEVMKWVDVDVGAPQPGEVRIKQHAVGLNYIDVYFRTGLYPQPLPGGLGMEAAGEVTEIGDGVTTLKPGDRVAYVAQPPGAYAQERVLAAAKLVKLPDAIGYEDAASVMLQGLTAQYLLRRTYAVKPGDTILIHAAAGGVGLLVCQWAKALGATVIGTVGSDEKAALAKAHGCDHPIVYTRENFTERVKEITNGAGVPVVYDSIGKDTYIGSLDCLAPLGLFVSFGNASGPLPPIDSKEFSSRGSLFFTRPTLFSYIAKREDLDRNAAELFDVLASGRVKTSIQQRHPLENVAQAHRDLEARRTTGSTILLP from the coding sequence ATGCCGAAGGCAATTCGTTACGACCGGCCGGGCGGCCCGGAAGTCATGAAATGGGTCGACGTCGACGTCGGCGCGCCGCAGCCGGGCGAAGTCCGCATCAAGCAGCACGCGGTCGGCCTCAACTACATCGACGTCTATTTCCGCACCGGCCTCTACCCGCAGCCGCTGCCGGGCGGTCTCGGCATGGAGGCGGCGGGCGAGGTCACCGAAATCGGCGACGGCGTGACGACGCTCAAGCCCGGCGACCGCGTCGCGTACGTCGCGCAGCCGCCGGGCGCGTATGCGCAGGAGCGCGTGCTGGCCGCCGCGAAGCTCGTGAAGCTGCCGGATGCGATCGGCTACGAGGACGCGGCGTCCGTGATGCTGCAGGGCCTGACCGCGCAGTATCTGCTGCGCCGCACGTACGCGGTCAAGCCGGGCGACACGATCCTGATCCACGCGGCGGCGGGCGGCGTCGGCCTCCTTGTCTGCCAGTGGGCGAAGGCGCTCGGCGCGACGGTGATCGGCACGGTCGGCTCCGACGAGAAGGCCGCGCTCGCGAAGGCGCACGGCTGCGATCACCCGATCGTCTATACGCGCGAGAATTTCACCGAGCGCGTGAAGGAAATCACGAACGGCGCGGGCGTGCCTGTCGTCTACGACTCGATCGGCAAGGACACGTACATCGGCTCGCTCGACTGCCTTGCGCCGCTCGGCCTGTTCGTCAGCTTCGGCAACGCGTCCGGGCCGCTGCCGCCGATCGACTCGAAGGAATTCTCGTCGCGCGGCTCGCTGTTCTTCACGCGGCCGACGCTGTTCTCGTACATCGCGAAGCGCGAGGATCTCGATCGCAATGCGGCCGAGCTGTTCGACGTGCTCGCATCCGGGCGCGTGAAGACGAGCATCCAGCAGCGCCATCCGCTCGAGAACGTCGCGCAGGCGCACCGCGATCTCGAGGCGCGGCGCACCACGGGCTCGACGATCCTGCTGCCCTGA
- the kdpC gene encoding potassium-transporting ATPase subunit KdpC — protein sequence MKSLFRPLIVVFVVLAAVTGLAYPAVMTVFGQAVFPSQANGSLIEKDGKVVGSALIGQQFDAPQYFWGRLSATSPMPYNAAGSGGSNLGPLNPSLKDQVKGRLDALKAAGTDLSQPVPVDLVTASASGLDPEISPAAADYQVARVARARKMPEADVRRLVADNTAGRQFGVLGEPRVNVLKLNLALDAAQTAQ from the coding sequence ATGAAATCACTGTTTCGTCCGCTCATCGTCGTGTTCGTCGTGCTGGCCGCCGTCACGGGGCTCGCGTATCCGGCCGTGATGACGGTCTTCGGGCAGGCCGTGTTCCCGTCGCAGGCGAACGGCAGCCTCATCGAGAAGGACGGCAAGGTCGTGGGCTCCGCGCTGATCGGCCAGCAGTTCGACGCGCCGCAGTACTTCTGGGGCCGCCTGTCGGCGACGAGCCCGATGCCGTACAACGCGGCGGGCTCGGGCGGCTCGAATCTCGGGCCGCTCAACCCTTCGCTGAAGGACCAGGTGAAGGGCCGGCTCGACGCGCTGAAGGCGGCCGGCACCGATCTGTCGCAGCCCGTGCCCGTCGATCTCGTGACGGCGTCGGCGAGCGGGCTCGATCCCGAGATCAGTCCGGCCGCGGCCGACTACCAGGTCGCGCGCGTCGCGCGTGCGCGCAAGATGCCGGAGGCCGACGTGCGCCGCCTCGTCGCCGACAATACGGCGGGCCGCCAGTTCGGCGTGCTCGGCGAGCCGCGCGTGAACGTGCTGAAACTCAATCTCGCGCTCGACGCCGCGCAGACCGCGCAGTGA
- the kdpB gene encoding potassium-transporting ATPase subunit KdpB produces the protein MTQHSATRSMFDPALVRPAIVDSFKKLTPRTQLRNPVMFCVYVGSLLATILWIAALMGQAEAPAGFILAVALWLWFTVLFANFAEALAEGRSKAQAASLRSAKKDVMAKKLNEPHPKSPVRITTASDLRRGDVVLVETGDTIPADGEVIEGVASVDESAITGESAPVIRESGGDFSSVTGGTRVLSDWIVVKVTANPGEAFLDRMIAMVEGAKRKKTPNEIALTILLVALTIVMLLATATLLPFSMFSVDAMKAGHVVTITALVALLVCLIPTTIGGLLSAIGVAGMSRMMQANVIATSGRAVEAAGDVDVLLLDKTGTITLGNRQASAFVPAPDVTEAMLADAAQLSSLADETPEGRSIVVLAKERFNIRQRDMGALHAVFLSFSAQTRMSGVDLFPNGPSAGAPGREIRKGAADAVKKYVESYGGRFPAEVTNAVTDVARRGSTPLVVAEKQGDVARVLGVIELKDIVKGGIKERFAELRKMGIKTVMVTGDNRLTAAAIAAEAGVDDFLAEATPETKLSTIREHQAAGRLVAMTGDGTNDAPALAQADVAVAMNTGTQAAKEAGNMVDLDSNPTKLIEIVEIGKQMLMTRGSLTTFSIANDIAKYFAIIPAAFATTYPQLNALNVMHLATPASAIMSAVIFNALIIVLLIPLALKGVKYRPLGAATLLRRNLLVYGLGGILVPFVGIKLIDVVLAALGWV, from the coding sequence ATGACTCAACATTCCGCTACGCGATCGATGTTCGACCCGGCGCTCGTGCGCCCGGCGATCGTCGATTCGTTCAAGAAACTCACGCCGCGCACGCAGTTGCGCAACCCGGTGATGTTCTGCGTGTACGTCGGCAGCCTCCTGGCGACGATTCTCTGGATCGCCGCGCTGATGGGGCAGGCCGAGGCGCCCGCGGGCTTCATTCTCGCGGTCGCGCTGTGGCTGTGGTTCACGGTGCTGTTCGCGAACTTCGCCGAGGCGCTCGCCGAGGGCCGCTCGAAGGCGCAGGCCGCGTCGCTTCGCAGCGCGAAGAAGGACGTGATGGCCAAGAAGCTCAACGAGCCGCATCCGAAGTCGCCCGTGCGCATCACGACGGCGTCGGATCTGCGCCGCGGCGACGTCGTGCTCGTCGAGACGGGCGACACGATTCCGGCCGACGGCGAGGTGATCGAGGGCGTCGCTTCGGTCGACGAATCGGCGATCACCGGTGAATCGGCGCCCGTGATCCGCGAATCGGGCGGCGACTTCTCGTCGGTGACGGGCGGCACGCGCGTGCTGTCCGACTGGATCGTCGTCAAGGTGACGGCGAACCCGGGCGAGGCGTTCCTCGACCGGATGATCGCGATGGTCGAGGGCGCGAAGCGCAAGAAGACGCCGAACGAGATCGCGCTCACGATCCTGCTCGTCGCGCTGACGATCGTGATGCTGCTCGCCACCGCGACGCTGCTGCCGTTCTCGATGTTCTCGGTCGACGCGATGAAGGCGGGCCACGTCGTGACGATCACCGCGCTCGTCGCGCTGCTCGTGTGCCTGATTCCGACGACGATCGGCGGGCTGCTGTCCGCGATCGGCGTGGCCGGCATGAGCCGGATGATGCAGGCGAACGTGATCGCGACGTCGGGCCGCGCGGTGGAGGCGGCGGGCGACGTCGACGTGCTGCTGCTCGACAAGACGGGCACGATCACGCTCGGCAACCGGCAGGCGTCGGCGTTCGTGCCCGCGCCCGACGTGACCGAAGCGATGCTCGCCGACGCCGCGCAGCTGTCGTCGCTCGCCGACGAGACGCCGGAGGGCCGCAGCATCGTCGTGCTCGCGAAGGAGCGCTTCAACATTCGCCAGCGCGACATGGGCGCGCTGCATGCGGTGTTCCTGTCGTTTTCCGCGCAAACGCGCATGAGCGGTGTCGATCTGTTCCCCAACGGGCCTTCCGCCGGAGCGCCCGGCCGCGAGATTCGCAAGGGCGCGGCCGACGCGGTGAAGAAGTATGTCGAGAGCTACGGCGGGCGCTTTCCCGCCGAGGTGACGAACGCGGTGACGGACGTCGCGCGCCGCGGCAGCACGCCGCTCGTCGTCGCCGAGAAGCAGGGGGACGTTGCGCGCGTGCTTGGCGTGATCGAGCTGAAGGACATCGTGAAGGGCGGCATCAAGGAGCGCTTCGCGGAACTGCGCAAGATGGGCATCAAGACCGTGATGGTGACGGGCGACAACCGGCTGACCGCGGCGGCGATCGCGGCGGAGGCGGGCGTCGACGATTTCCTCGCGGAAGCGACGCCCGAGACGAAGCTCTCGACGATTCGCGAGCACCAGGCGGCGGGCCGGCTCGTCGCGATGACGGGCGACGGCACGAACGACGCGCCGGCGCTCGCGCAGGCGGATGTGGCCGTCGCGATGAACACCGGCACGCAGGCCGCGAAGGAAGCGGGCAACATGGTCGACCTCGACTCGAATCCGACGAAGCTCATCGAGATCGTCGAGATCGGCAAGCAGATGCTGATGACGCGCGGCTCGCTCACGACGTTCTCGATCGCGAACGACATCGCGAAGTACTTCGCGATCATTCCGGCCGCGTTCGCGACGACCTATCCGCAGCTGAACGCGCTGAACGTGATGCATCTCGCGACGCCCGCGTCCGCGATCATGTCGGCCGTGATCTTCAACGCGCTCATCATCGTGCTGCTGATTCCGCTTGCGCTCAAGGGCGTCAAGTATCGTCCGCTCGGCGCCGCGACGCTGCTGCGCCGCAATCTGCTCGTCTACGGCCTGGGCGGGATTCTCGTGCCGTTCGTCGGCATCAAGCTGATCGACGTCGTGCTCGCCGCGCTCGGCTGGGTTTAA
- the upp gene encoding uracil phosphoribosyltransferase: MKQDSRFPNLFILDHPLIQHKLTHMRDKDTSTRTFRELLREITLLMGYEITRNLPITTKRVETPLVEIDAPVIAGKKLAIVPVLRAGVGMSDGLLELIPSARVGHIGVYRADDHRPVEYLVRLPDLEDRIFILCDPMVATGYSAAHAIDVLKRRGVPGERIMFLALVAAPEGVQVFQDAHPDVKLYVASLDSHLDDHAYIVPGLGDAGDRLFGTKN, from the coding sequence ATGAAACAGGACAGCCGTTTTCCGAATCTCTTCATCCTCGACCATCCGCTGATCCAGCACAAACTCACGCACATGCGCGACAAGGACACGTCCACGCGTACGTTCCGCGAACTGCTGCGCGAGATCACGCTGCTGATGGGCTACGAGATCACCCGCAACCTGCCGATCACGACGAAGCGGGTCGAAACCCCGCTCGTCGAGATCGACGCGCCCGTGATCGCCGGCAAGAAGCTCGCGATCGTGCCCGTGCTGCGCGCGGGCGTCGGCATGTCGGACGGGCTGCTCGAGCTGATTCCGTCGGCGCGCGTCGGCCACATCGGCGTGTACCGCGCCGACGACCACCGCCCGGTCGAATACCTGGTGCGGCTGCCCGACCTCGAAGACCGGATCTTCATCCTGTGCGACCCGATGGTCGCGACGGGCTACTCGGCCGCGCATGCGATCGACGTGCTCAAGCGCCGAGGCGTGCCGGGCGAGCGGATCATGTTCCTCGCGCTCGTCGCCGCGCCCGAAGGCGTGCAGGTGTTCCAGGACGCGCACCCGGACGTGAAGCTCTATGTGGCGTCGCTCGACTCGCACCTCGACGACCACGCGTACATCGTCCCGGGCCTGGGCGACGCGGGCGACCGCCTGTTCGGCACGAAGAACTGA